The following are encoded together in the Sparus aurata chromosome 1, fSpaAur1.1, whole genome shotgun sequence genome:
- the LOC115577527 gene encoding atlastin-2-like isoform X1, with the protein MAAEESRLKQRNHKNSIFKEGGHGFKSDTSPMRREEEEDDLLEEEVEGVARPVQIVVPDEGEHSFSLQEEALERLLLQEEVQDLHVVVVSVAGAFRKGKSFLLDFMLRFMYNQSPESWVGEEEEPLTGFTWRGGCERETTGILAWSEVFVVEKPDGCKVAVLLIDTQGAFDSQSTIKDCATLFALSTMTSSVQVYNLSQNVQEDDLQHLQLFTEYGRLAMEEVYEKPFQTLMFLIRDWSYPYEHPYGLEGGQSFLEKRLQVKQNQHEELQNVRKHIHSCFSNIGCFLLPHPGLKVATNPHFDGRLRDIDEEFKKELVNLVPTLLSPENLVEKEIGGVKITCRDLLHYFKAYMKIYQGEELPHPKSMLQATAEANNLAAVAGAKDAYNKSMEQVCGGDKPYISPAELERRHMDLRQASVRHFRSVKKMGGEDFCRRYQEQLEAELDEAYANFSKHNDGKNIFYAARTPATLFAVMFIMYVVSLVTGFVGINSVATLCNLVMGVALTALCIWAYVKYSGEFREVGGVIDQVAETLWEQRTPRKVFSKLFEVARSRVPLASLIPAPRPRLASNNNVKKKN; encoded by the exons ATGGCGGCGGAGGAGAGCAGGTTGAAGCAGCGGAATCACAAAAACAGCATCTTTAAAGAAG gtgGCCACGGGTTTAAATCCGACACGTCCCCGATGAGgcgtgaggaggaggaagacgacctgctggaggaggaagtggagggcGTGGCCAGACCGGTGCAGATCGTGGTGCCGGACGAGGGGGAGCACTCGTTCTCGCTGCAGGAGGAGGCGCTGGagcggctgctgctgcaggaggaggtgcaggaccTCCACGTGGTCGTCGTCTCCGTGGCCGGAGCTTTCCGCAAGGGCAAGTCCTTCCTGCTGGACTTCATGCTGCGCTTCATGTACAATCAG TCGCCTGAGTCGTGGGTcggcgaggaggaggagcctcTGACCGGCTTCACCTGGCGAGGCGGCTGTGAGAGGGAGACCACGGGCATCCTGGCCTGGAGCGAGGTGTTCGTGGTGGAGAAACCAGACGGCTGCAAG gttGCAGTTCTACTAATTGACACACAGGGGGCGTTTGACAGCCAGTCCACCATCAAAGACTGCGCCACGCTGTTCGCCCTGAGCACCATGACCAGCTCCGTCCAG gtgtacAACTTGTCCCAGAATGTCCAGGAAGACGACCTGCAGCACCTCCAG ctctTCACTGAGTACGGACGCCTGGCCATGGAGGAGGTCTACGAGAAACCCTTCCAG ACGCTGATGTTCCTGATCAGAGACTGGAGTTACCCCTACGAGCATCCATACGGTCTGGAGGGAGGCCAGAGCTTCCTGGAGAAACGGCTGCAG gtgaagcagaaccaacacgAGGAGCTGCAGAACGTCAGGAAACACATCCACTCCTGCTTCTCCAACATCGGCTGCTTCCTGCTGCCTCACCCCGGCCTGAAGGTGGCCACCAACCCACACTTTGATGGACGGCTCAGAG ATATCGACGAGGAGTTTAAGAAGGAGCTGGTGAATCTGGTCCCGACGCTGCTCTCTCCAGAGAACCTGGTGGAAAAAGAGATCGGAGGAGTCAAGATCACCTGCAGAGACCTGCTGCACTACTTCAAG gctTACATGAAGATCTACCAGGGGGAGGAGCTTCCTCACCCCAAGTCCATGCTGCAG GCGACAGCTGAAGCTAATAACCTTGCAGCTGTAGCAGGAGCCAAAGACGCGTACAACAAAAGCATGGAGCAG GTCTGCGGCGGAGACAAACCCTACATCTCCCCGGCGGAGCTGGAGCGCCGCCACATGGATCTGCGGCAGGCGTCGGTGCGACACTTCCGCTCCGTTAAGAAGATGGGTGGTGAGGATTTCTGCCGGCGCTACCAGGAGCAGCTAGAGGCGGAGCTCGACGAGGCCTACGCCAACTTCAGCAAACACAACGACGGCAAGAACATCTTCTACGCCGCGCGGACGCCCGCCACGCTGTTCGCCGTCATGTTCATCATGTACGTGGTGTCGCTGGTCACGGGCTTCGTGGGCATCAACTCTGTGGCCACGCTGTGTAACCTGGTGATGGGCGTGGCTCTGACGGCGCTCTGCATCTGGGCCTACGTCAAATACTCTGGAGAGTTCCGCGAGGTGGGAGGAGTCATCGACCAGGTGGCTGAAACCCTCTGGGAACAG AGGACTCCTCGAAAG gtGTTCTCCAAGCTCTTCGAGGTGGCCCGGAGTCGAGTCCCGTTGGCGAGCCTGATCCCAGCGCCACGGCCCCGGCTCGCCTCAAACAACAAcgtgaagaagaaaaactag
- the LOC115577527 gene encoding atlastin-2-like isoform X2, protein MAAEESRLKQRNHKNSIFKEGGHGFKSDTSPMRREEEEDDLLEEEVEGVARPVQIVVPDEGEHSFSLQEEALERLLLQEEVQDLHVVVVSVAGAFRKGKSFLLDFMLRFMYNQSPESWVGEEEEPLTGFTWRGGCERETTGILAWSEVFVVEKPDGCKVAVLLIDTQGAFDSQSTIKDCATLFALSTMTSSVQVYNLSQNVQEDDLQHLQLFTEYGRLAMEEVYEKPFQTLMFLIRDWSYPYEHPYGLEGGQSFLEKRLQVKQNQHEELQNVRKHIHSCFSNIGCFLLPHPGLKVATNPHFDGRLRDIDEEFKKELVNLVPTLLSPENLVEKEIGGVKITCRDLLHYFKAYMKIYQGEELPHPKSMLQATAEANNLAAVAGAKDAYNKSMEQVCGGDKPYISPAELERRHMDLRQASVRHFRSVKKMGGEDFCRRYQEQLEAELDEAYANFSKHNDGKNIFYAARTPATLFAVMFIMYVVSLVTGFVGINSVATLCNLVMGVALTALCIWAYVKYSGEFREVGGVIDQVAETLWEQVFSKLFEVARSRVPLASLIPAPRPRLASNNNVKKKN, encoded by the exons ATGGCGGCGGAGGAGAGCAGGTTGAAGCAGCGGAATCACAAAAACAGCATCTTTAAAGAAG gtgGCCACGGGTTTAAATCCGACACGTCCCCGATGAGgcgtgaggaggaggaagacgacctgctggaggaggaagtggagggcGTGGCCAGACCGGTGCAGATCGTGGTGCCGGACGAGGGGGAGCACTCGTTCTCGCTGCAGGAGGAGGCGCTGGagcggctgctgctgcaggaggaggtgcaggaccTCCACGTGGTCGTCGTCTCCGTGGCCGGAGCTTTCCGCAAGGGCAAGTCCTTCCTGCTGGACTTCATGCTGCGCTTCATGTACAATCAG TCGCCTGAGTCGTGGGTcggcgaggaggaggagcctcTGACCGGCTTCACCTGGCGAGGCGGCTGTGAGAGGGAGACCACGGGCATCCTGGCCTGGAGCGAGGTGTTCGTGGTGGAGAAACCAGACGGCTGCAAG gttGCAGTTCTACTAATTGACACACAGGGGGCGTTTGACAGCCAGTCCACCATCAAAGACTGCGCCACGCTGTTCGCCCTGAGCACCATGACCAGCTCCGTCCAG gtgtacAACTTGTCCCAGAATGTCCAGGAAGACGACCTGCAGCACCTCCAG ctctTCACTGAGTACGGACGCCTGGCCATGGAGGAGGTCTACGAGAAACCCTTCCAG ACGCTGATGTTCCTGATCAGAGACTGGAGTTACCCCTACGAGCATCCATACGGTCTGGAGGGAGGCCAGAGCTTCCTGGAGAAACGGCTGCAG gtgaagcagaaccaacacgAGGAGCTGCAGAACGTCAGGAAACACATCCACTCCTGCTTCTCCAACATCGGCTGCTTCCTGCTGCCTCACCCCGGCCTGAAGGTGGCCACCAACCCACACTTTGATGGACGGCTCAGAG ATATCGACGAGGAGTTTAAGAAGGAGCTGGTGAATCTGGTCCCGACGCTGCTCTCTCCAGAGAACCTGGTGGAAAAAGAGATCGGAGGAGTCAAGATCACCTGCAGAGACCTGCTGCACTACTTCAAG gctTACATGAAGATCTACCAGGGGGAGGAGCTTCCTCACCCCAAGTCCATGCTGCAG GCGACAGCTGAAGCTAATAACCTTGCAGCTGTAGCAGGAGCCAAAGACGCGTACAACAAAAGCATGGAGCAG GTCTGCGGCGGAGACAAACCCTACATCTCCCCGGCGGAGCTGGAGCGCCGCCACATGGATCTGCGGCAGGCGTCGGTGCGACACTTCCGCTCCGTTAAGAAGATGGGTGGTGAGGATTTCTGCCGGCGCTACCAGGAGCAGCTAGAGGCGGAGCTCGACGAGGCCTACGCCAACTTCAGCAAACACAACGACGGCAAGAACATCTTCTACGCCGCGCGGACGCCCGCCACGCTGTTCGCCGTCATGTTCATCATGTACGTGGTGTCGCTGGTCACGGGCTTCGTGGGCATCAACTCTGTGGCCACGCTGTGTAACCTGGTGATGGGCGTGGCTCTGACGGCGCTCTGCATCTGGGCCTACGTCAAATACTCTGGAGAGTTCCGCGAGGTGGGAGGAGTCATCGACCAGGTGGCTGAAACCCTCTGGGAACAG gtGTTCTCCAAGCTCTTCGAGGTGGCCCGGAGTCGAGTCCCGTTGGCGAGCCTGATCCCAGCGCCACGGCCCCGGCTCGCCTCAAACAACAAcgtgaagaagaaaaactag
- the LOC115578243 gene encoding heterogeneous nuclear ribonucleoprotein L-like isoform X1, translated as MEETEDRGGPGGGGGGYHRAAKRLRTDEEAGGEELEDGEEEEEEDSAGEEAAGSRSTEDRSRRSGGKDSVEDSHRIPPSPVVHVRGLCDAVVEADLVEALDKFGKICYVMMMPFKRQALVEFDSVASAERCVSRGAREPVCVAEQQAFFNFSTSQRITRPTNADDPTSRNKVLLLSVQNPLYPITTDVLYSVCNPLGNVLRIVIFKRNGIQAMVEFESVEDAQKAKLSLNGADIYAGCCTLKIEYARPNRLNVVRNDNSSWDYSKPLVLQRERAKGRQRQAILGEHPSNGYGPHCPLLPLPANSRYRRSSEEVQDMISYPLLLPKTSSSSSSSSFLCHGASSSVSMVSGLHPTKMNCSCIFNLFCLYGNVEKVKFMKSVPGTALVEMGDEYAVDRAVTHLNGIKVFGKKLNVCVSKQQAVIPSQVFELPDGSSSYHDFSLTRNNRFSSAQSSRNIIQPPAAVLHFYNAPPTLSQHQLLQLCTEHNVPAFTKFKVFDAKPAGSKTLSGLLEFDGKTEAVETLTVLNHHQIRIPNSSNPFTLKLCFSTSSHL; from the exons ATGgaggagacagaagacagaggaggaccaggaggaggaggaggaggttacCACCGGGCAGCCAAGCGGCTCCGGACGGATGAGGAGGCCGGcggagaggagctggaggacggggaggaggaggaggaggaggactccGCCGGAGAGGAGGCTGCGGGGAGCCGCAGCACCGAGGACAGGAGCCGGAGGAGCGGAGGGAAg gacaGCGTGGAGGACAGCCATCGCATCCCTCCGTCACCGGTCGTCCACGTCCGAGGGCTGTGTGACGCCGTGGTGGAGGCCGACCTGGTGGAGGCGCTCGACAAGTTCGGCAAAATCTG TTACGTGATGATGATGCCGTTCAAGCGTCAGGCTCTGGTGGAGTTCGACAGCGTGGCGAGCGCTGAGCGCTGCGTGTCGCGAGGAGCCCGTGAGCCCGTGTGCGTCGCCGAGCAGCAGGCCTTCTTCAACTTCTCCACCAGCCAGAGGATCACCAGACCCACCAACGCAGACGACCCCACCAGCAGGAATAAGGTTCTGCTGCTGTCCGTCCAGAACCCGCTGTACCCCATCACTACT gaCGTTCTGTACAGCGTCTGTAACCCGCTCGGCAACGTGCTGCGAATCGTCATCTTCAAGCGCAACGGCATCCAGGCCATGGTGGA ATTTGAGTCGGTGGAGGACGCTCAGAAGGCCAAACTGTCCCTGAACGGCGCCGACATCTACGCCGGCTGCTGCACGCTCAAGATCGAGTACGCCagg CCCAACAGACTGAACGTCGTCCGCAATGACAACAGCAGCTGGGACTACAGCAAACCCCTCGTCCTGCAGCGag agagAGCAAAGGGGAGGCAGCGTCAGGCCATCCTGGGAGAGCATCCATCCAACGGCTACG gcccacactgccctctgctgcctCTTCCTGCTAACAGCAGGTACAGGAGGAGCAGTGAGGAGGTGCAGGACATGATCTCCTACCCGCTGCTCCTCCCTAAgacctcctcctcgtcctcgtcctcctccttcctgtGCCACGGAGCCTCCAGCTCAGTCTCCATGGTGAGCGGCCTCCATCCCACCAAGATGAACTGCAGCTGCATCTTCAACCTCTTCTGTCTCTATGGCAACGTGGAGAAG GTGAAGTTCATGAAGAGCGTTCCCGGCACGGCGCTGGTGGAGATGGGCGATGAGTACGCAGTGGACCGAGCCGTCACTCACCTCAACGGCATCAAGGTGTTCGGCAAGAAACTCAACGTCTG TGTGTCCAAGCAGCAGGCGGTGATTCCCAGTCAGGTGTTCGAGCTTcctgatggcagcagcagctaccACGACTTCAGTCTGACCAGGAACAACCGCTTCAGCAGCGCTCAGAGCAGCAGGAACATCATCCAACCGCCCGCCGCCGTCCTGCACTTCTACAACGCCCCGCCCACCCTGAGCCAGCACCAGCTGCTCCAG ctctgcactgAACACAACGTCCCCGCATTCACAAAGTTCAAGGTCTTTGATGCCAAAC CAGCTGGCTCCAAGACTCTGTCCGGCCTGCTGGAGTTCGACGGTAAAACTGAAGCTGTGGAGACTCTGACCGTCCTCAACCACCATCAGATCAGAATACCCA ACAGCTCCAACCCCTTCACCCTGAAACTctgcttctccacctcctcccaccTGTGA
- the LOC115578243 gene encoding heterogeneous nuclear ribonucleoprotein L-like isoform X2 codes for MEETEDRGGPGGGGGGYHRAAKRLRTDEEAGGEELEDGEEEEEEDSAGEEAAGSRSTEDRSRRSGGKDSVEDSHRIPPSPVVHVRGLCDAVVEADLVEALDKFGKICYVMMMPFKRQALVEFDSVASAERCVSRGAREPVCVAEQQAFFNFSTSQRITRPTNADDPTSRNKVLLLSVQNPLYPITTDVLYSVCNPLGNVLRIVIFKRNGIQAMVEFESVEDAQKAKLSLNGADIYAGCCTLKIEYARPNRLNVVRNDNSSWDYSKPLVLQRERAKGRQRQAILGEHPSNGYGPHCPLLPLPANSRYRRSSEEVQDMISYPLLLPKTSSSSSSSSFLCHGASSSVSMVSGLHPTKMNCSCIFNLFCLYGNVEKVKFMKSVPGTALVEMGDEYAVDRAVTHLNGIKVFGKKLNVCVSKQQAVIPSQVFELPDGSSSYHDFSLTRNNRFSSAQSSRNIIQPPAAVLHFYNAPPTLSQHQLLQLCTEHNVPAFTKFKVFDAKPGSKTLSGLLEFDGKTEAVETLTVLNHHQIRIPNSSNPFTLKLCFSTSSHL; via the exons ATGgaggagacagaagacagaggaggaccaggaggaggaggaggaggttacCACCGGGCAGCCAAGCGGCTCCGGACGGATGAGGAGGCCGGcggagaggagctggaggacggggaggaggaggaggaggaggactccGCCGGAGAGGAGGCTGCGGGGAGCCGCAGCACCGAGGACAGGAGCCGGAGGAGCGGAGGGAAg gacaGCGTGGAGGACAGCCATCGCATCCCTCCGTCACCGGTCGTCCACGTCCGAGGGCTGTGTGACGCCGTGGTGGAGGCCGACCTGGTGGAGGCGCTCGACAAGTTCGGCAAAATCTG TTACGTGATGATGATGCCGTTCAAGCGTCAGGCTCTGGTGGAGTTCGACAGCGTGGCGAGCGCTGAGCGCTGCGTGTCGCGAGGAGCCCGTGAGCCCGTGTGCGTCGCCGAGCAGCAGGCCTTCTTCAACTTCTCCACCAGCCAGAGGATCACCAGACCCACCAACGCAGACGACCCCACCAGCAGGAATAAGGTTCTGCTGCTGTCCGTCCAGAACCCGCTGTACCCCATCACTACT gaCGTTCTGTACAGCGTCTGTAACCCGCTCGGCAACGTGCTGCGAATCGTCATCTTCAAGCGCAACGGCATCCAGGCCATGGTGGA ATTTGAGTCGGTGGAGGACGCTCAGAAGGCCAAACTGTCCCTGAACGGCGCCGACATCTACGCCGGCTGCTGCACGCTCAAGATCGAGTACGCCagg CCCAACAGACTGAACGTCGTCCGCAATGACAACAGCAGCTGGGACTACAGCAAACCCCTCGTCCTGCAGCGag agagAGCAAAGGGGAGGCAGCGTCAGGCCATCCTGGGAGAGCATCCATCCAACGGCTACG gcccacactgccctctgctgcctCTTCCTGCTAACAGCAGGTACAGGAGGAGCAGTGAGGAGGTGCAGGACATGATCTCCTACCCGCTGCTCCTCCCTAAgacctcctcctcgtcctcgtcctcctccttcctgtGCCACGGAGCCTCCAGCTCAGTCTCCATGGTGAGCGGCCTCCATCCCACCAAGATGAACTGCAGCTGCATCTTCAACCTCTTCTGTCTCTATGGCAACGTGGAGAAG GTGAAGTTCATGAAGAGCGTTCCCGGCACGGCGCTGGTGGAGATGGGCGATGAGTACGCAGTGGACCGAGCCGTCACTCACCTCAACGGCATCAAGGTGTTCGGCAAGAAACTCAACGTCTG TGTGTCCAAGCAGCAGGCGGTGATTCCCAGTCAGGTGTTCGAGCTTcctgatggcagcagcagctaccACGACTTCAGTCTGACCAGGAACAACCGCTTCAGCAGCGCTCAGAGCAGCAGGAACATCATCCAACCGCCCGCCGCCGTCCTGCACTTCTACAACGCCCCGCCCACCCTGAGCCAGCACCAGCTGCTCCAG ctctgcactgAACACAACGTCCCCGCATTCACAAAGTTCAAGGTCTTTGATGCCAAAC CTGGCTCCAAGACTCTGTCCGGCCTGCTGGAGTTCGACGGTAAAACTGAAGCTGTGGAGACTCTGACCGTCCTCAACCACCATCAGATCAGAATACCCA ACAGCTCCAACCCCTTCACCCTGAAACTctgcttctccacctcctcccaccTGTGA